In Vibrio sp. 10N, the following proteins share a genomic window:
- the map gene encoding type I methionyl aminopeptidase: MSIKIKTEAEIERMRIAGKLAAELLEMIEPHVKEGVTTEELDRICAEYTREKGAYSAPLDYHGYPKSICTSINHIVCHGIPAEEDAMGTTGKLKPAVLKNGDIVNVDVTVIIPNDENASLDTRPEGYHGDTSKMFLVGDVSPADKRLAMVAQEALYLGMKTVKPGSTVGAIGTEIEKFIKANNKKNPRNKFSIVKDFCGHGIGSEFHEEPQVVHYKNNDRRVLKEGMVFTIEPMINAGKFGCSIDAEDDWTVYTGDGKNSAQWEHTIVVTKTGCEVLTLRSDESIPRHMNNL, translated from the coding sequence ATGTCTATCAAAATCAAAACTGAAGCTGAAATCGAAAGAATGCGAATCGCAGGTAAGCTTGCAGCAGAGCTTTTAGAAATGATCGAACCTCACGTAAAAGAAGGGGTCACGACTGAGGAGCTAGATAGAATTTGTGCTGAGTATACTCGTGAAAAAGGGGCGTATTCAGCGCCGCTCGATTACCACGGTTATCCAAAATCAATCTGTACATCCATCAACCATATCGTTTGTCATGGCATCCCAGCTGAAGAAGACGCTATGGGTACAACAGGTAAGCTCAAGCCAGCGGTACTTAAAAACGGCGATATCGTCAACGTCGACGTGACGGTTATCATCCCTAACGATGAAAATGCGTCTCTAGATACTCGCCCAGAAGGCTACCACGGTGACACATCTAAAATGTTCCTAGTCGGTGACGTGTCTCCAGCGGACAAGCGTCTCGCCATGGTTGCGCAAGAAGCGCTATACCTAGGTATGAAAACCGTTAAGCCGGGCTCGACGGTTGGCGCCATCGGTACTGAAATCGAAAAGTTCATCAAAGCGAACAACAAAAAGAACCCACGTAACAAGTTCTCTATCGTAAAAGACTTCTGCGGTCACGGTATCGGCTCTGAGTTCCATGAAGAGCCGCAAGTGGTTCACTACAAGAACAACGACCGCCGCGTGCTAAAAGAAGGCATGGTGTTTACTATCGAACCGATGATCAACGCTGGTAAGTTTGGTTGCAGCATCGACGCAGAAGACGATTGGACAGTGTACACAGGTGATGGCAAAAACTCCGCGCAGTGGGAGCACACCATTGTCGTGACTAAGACGGGTTGTGAAGTACTGACACTTCGTAGCGATGAAAGCATTCCTCGCCACATGAACAACCTTTAA
- the rpsB gene encoding 30S ribosomal protein S2 — translation MATVSMRDMLKAGVHFGHQTRYWNPKMKPFIFGARNRVHIINLEKTVPMFNDALAELAKIGEKKGKVLFVGTKRAASEAVKEAAINADQFYVNNRWLGGMLTNYKTVRQSIKRLKDFEAQAQDGTFEKLTKKEALMRTRETEKLEKSLGGIKNMGGLPDALFVIDADHEHIAVKEANNLGIPVFAVVDTNSNPDGVDYVIPGNDDAIRAVQLYLNAAADAVKEGRNKDVAAVADKDGFVEEAE, via the coding sequence ATGGCAACTGTATCAATGCGCGATATGCTAAAAGCTGGTGTTCACTTCGGTCACCAGACTCGTTACTGGAACCCAAAAATGAAGCCATTCATCTTTGGTGCTCGTAACCGCGTACACATCATCAACCTAGAAAAAACTGTACCAATGTTCAACGATGCACTAGCTGAGCTAGCTAAAATCGGTGAGAAGAAAGGTAAAGTTCTTTTCGTTGGTACTAAGCGCGCTGCATCTGAAGCTGTTAAAGAAGCTGCAATCAACGCTGACCAGTTCTACGTGAACAACCGTTGGTTGGGCGGTATGCTAACGAACTACAAAACTGTTCGTCAGTCTATCAAGCGTCTAAAAGATTTCGAAGCACAAGCTCAAGACGGTACTTTCGAGAAACTAACTAAGAAAGAAGCTCTAATGCGTACTCGCGAAACTGAGAAGCTAGAGAAGTCTCTTGGTGGTATCAAGAACATGGGCGGCCTACCAGACGCTCTATTCGTAATCGACGCTGATCACGAGCACATCGCTGTTAAAGAAGCAAACAACCTAGGTATCCCAGTATTTGCTGTTGTTGATACTAACTCTAACCCAGACGGCGTTGACTACGTTATCCCAGGTAACGACGACGCAATCCGTGCAGTACAGCTTTACCTAAACGCTGCTGCAGACGCGGTTAAAGAAGGTCGTAACAAAGATGTTGCTGCTGTAGCTGACAAAGACGGTTTCGTAGAAGAAGCTGAATAA
- the tsf gene encoding translation elongation factor Ts translates to MAVTAALVKELRDRTGAGMMECKKALVETNGDIEVAIENMRKSGAAKAAKKAGNIAAEGAIIIKEENGVAVLLEVNCQTDFVAKDGNFTAFAEKVAADALASKASVEELVAKFEEERVTLVAKIGENINIRRVQYVEGAAIAAYRHGEKIGVVVAGEGDAETLKHVAMHVAASRPEFVNPEDVPADVVEKEKAVQVEIAMNEGKPAEIAEKMVVGRMKKFTGEISLTGQAFVMEPKKTVGEILKERGASVATFVRLEVGEGIDKGEEMSFADEVAAAQKG, encoded by the coding sequence ATGGCTGTTACTGCTGCTCTAGTTAAAGAACTGCGCGACCGTACTGGCGCAGGCATGATGGAATGTAAGAAAGCGCTTGTTGAAACTAACGGCGACATCGAAGTTGCTATCGAAAACATGCGTAAGTCTGGCGCTGCTAAAGCTGCTAAGAAAGCGGGCAACATCGCTGCTGAAGGCGCGATCATCATCAAAGAAGAAAACGGCGTTGCTGTTCTTCTTGAAGTTAACTGCCAAACTGACTTCGTTGCTAAAGATGGTAACTTCACTGCATTCGCAGAGAAAGTTGCAGCTGACGCACTAGCATCTAAAGCTTCTGTTGAAGAGCTAGTTGCTAAGTTCGAAGAAGAGCGTGTTACTCTTGTTGCTAAGATCGGTGAGAACATCAACATCCGTCGCGTACAGTACGTTGAAGGTGCTGCAATCGCTGCTTACCGTCACGGTGAGAAAATCGGTGTTGTTGTTGCTGGTGAAGGCGACGCAGAAACTCTTAAGCACGTTGCTATGCACGTTGCTGCTTCTCGTCCAGAGTTCGTTAACCCAGAAGACGTACCTGCAGACGTAGTAGAAAAAGAGAAAGCAGTTCAAGTTGAAATCGCTATGAACGAAGGCAAACCAGCTGAAATCGCAGAGAAGATGGTTGTTGGCCGCATGAAGAAATTCACTGGCGAAATCTCTCTAACTGGTCAAGCGTTCGTAATGGAGCCAAAGAAAACTGTTGGCGAAATCCTAAAAGAGCGTGGCGCATCTGTAGCGACTTTCGTTCGTCTAGAAGTTGGTGAAGGCATCGACAAAGGCGAAGAAATGAGCTTTGCAGACGAAGTAGCAGCAGCTCAGAAAGGTTAA
- the pyrH gene encoding UMP kinase produces the protein MTTNPKPAYQRILLKLSGEALQGEEGFGIDPKILDRMAQEVKELVELGVQVGVVIGGGNLFRGAGLAEAGMNRVVGDHMGMLATVMNGLAMRDALHRAYVNARVMSAIPLKGVCDDYNWADAIRELRQGRVVIFSAGTGNPFFTTDSAACLRGIEIEADVVLKATKVDGVFTADPVANPDAVLCDKLTYNSVLEKELKVMDLAAFTLARDHKMPIRVFNMNKPGALRRVVMGEAEGTLISDAE, from the coding sequence ATGACAACGAACCCAAAACCTGCTTATCAACGTATTCTGTTAAAACTTAGTGGCGAGGCTCTACAAGGCGAAGAAGGCTTTGGTATCGACCCTAAAATCTTGGATCGTATGGCTCAAGAAGTAAAAGAGCTAGTAGAACTGGGTGTTCAAGTTGGTGTTGTAATTGGTGGTGGTAACCTATTCCGTGGTGCGGGTCTTGCTGAAGCTGGCATGAACCGTGTTGTTGGTGACCACATGGGTATGCTTGCGACTGTAATGAATGGTCTAGCAATGCGTGATGCTCTACACCGTGCTTATGTAAATGCTCGTGTAATGTCTGCTATTCCACTTAAAGGTGTATGTGACGATTACAACTGGGCTGACGCGATCCGCGAACTTCGTCAAGGTCGCGTGGTTATCTTCTCTGCAGGTACAGGTAACCCATTCTTCACCACTGACTCTGCTGCGTGTCTACGTGGTATTGAAATCGAAGCTGACGTGGTTCTTAAAGCAACTAAAGTAGATGGTGTATTTACGGCTGATCCAGTGGCTAACCCAGATGCAGTATTATGTGATAAGCTCACTTACAACTCAGTTTTGGAAAAAGAACTGAAAGTAATGGACTTGGCTGCATTCACATTGGCACGTGATCACAAGATGCCAATTCGTGTATTTAACATGAACAAGCCAGGTGCACTTCGCCGAGTTGTGATGGGTGAAGCAGAAGGCACGCTTATCAGCGACGCAGAATAA
- the frr gene encoding ribosome recycling factor has product MINEIQQDAQERMAKSVEALKNNLTKIRTGRAHPSLLQGLSVEYYGAPTPLNQVANVIAEDARTLAITVFDKELAPKVEKAIMMSDLGLNPMSAGTVIRVPLPPLTEERRKDLVKIVRGEAEGGRVAIRNIRRDANGELKALLKDKEISEDEDRKAQDEIQKITDAAVKNVDELLAAKEKELMEV; this is encoded by the coding sequence GTGATTAACGAAATCCAACAAGACGCTCAAGAGCGCATGGCAAAAAGTGTTGAAGCACTAAAAAACAACCTAACTAAAATCCGTACAGGTCGTGCACACCCAAGCCTTCTTCAAGGTCTCTCTGTAGAGTACTACGGTGCACCAACGCCTCTTAACCAAGTTGCTAACGTTATCGCTGAAGATGCACGTACTCTAGCAATCACGGTATTCGACAAAGAGCTTGCGCCTAAAGTTGAAAAAGCGATCATGATGTCTGACCTTGGTCTAAACCCAATGTCAGCGGGTACGGTTATCCGTGTTCCACTTCCACCACTAACAGAAGAGCGTCGTAAAGACCTAGTTAAGATCGTTCGTGGCGAAGCAGAAGGTGGCCGCGTTGCTATCCGTAACATCCGTCGTGATGCTAACGGCGAACTAAAAGCGCTACTGAAAGACAAAGAGATCTCTGAAGACGAAGATCGTAAAGCGCAGGACGAAATCCAGAAAATCACTGATGCAGCCGTTAAGAACGTTGACGAGTTGCTAGCAGCGAAAGAAAAAGAGTTGATGGAAGTCTAA
- a CDS encoding isoprenyl transferase: MQNSDTFNDALPKHIAIIMDGNGRWAKSKGKPRVFGHKKGVSAVRKTISAAAKLNIQAVTLFAFSSENWRRPEDEVGLLMELFITVLSSEIKKLHKNNLRLRIIGDKSRFNDRLQRKIAEAEALTANNTGTVVNVAANYGGKWDILQATKTLAAMVEKGELNASDITEDMISQHVTMSDLPDVDLLIRTSGECRISNFMLWQMAYAEMYFMDEYWPEFNEDTLVKAITWFINRERRFGCTGEQVKALMEAN; encoded by the coding sequence ATGCAGAACTCAGACACCTTCAACGACGCCCTCCCTAAACATATCGCGATCATCATGGATGGCAACGGCCGTTGGGCTAAGTCCAAGGGTAAGCCTCGCGTATTTGGGCACAAAAAAGGGGTTTCCGCGGTTCGTAAAACGATTTCAGCGGCGGCTAAGCTAAATATTCAAGCCGTAACCTTGTTTGCGTTTAGCAGCGAGAATTGGCGTCGTCCTGAGGACGAAGTTGGCTTATTGATGGAGCTGTTTATCACGGTTCTATCTAGTGAAATAAAAAAACTCCATAAGAATAACCTAAGGCTGCGTATTATCGGCGATAAGTCGCGTTTTAATGATAGGTTGCAACGCAAAATTGCGGAAGCGGAAGCGCTGACCGCAAACAACACCGGCACGGTGGTTAATGTTGCAGCAAACTACGGCGGCAAATGGGATATCTTGCAAGCGACCAAAACTTTGGCTGCGATGGTTGAAAAAGGCGAGCTGAATGCATCGGATATTACCGAAGACATGATCAGTCAGCATGTCACTATGTCGGACTTGCCAGATGTCGATCTACTGATTCGCACCAGCGGAGAGTGTCGCATCAGTAACTTTATGCTATGGCAGATGGCCTATGCTGAAATGTACTTTATGGATGAGTACTGGCCAGAATTTAACGAAGATACTCTGGTTAAAGCGATTACCTGGTTTATTAACCGAGAGAGACGCTTCGGGTGTACCGGAGAGCAAGTCAAAGCGTTAATGGAAGCCAATTAA
- a CDS encoding phosphatidate cytidylyltransferase, protein MKQRIITALILAPLVVWGIFSLPLLWFLGLISAITMIGVWEWAQFTKTPSRLVAMLPTTAALVASLALVPFDVASLNTIAPTHIAILGIGFGWWLVASGLAMTYPKSSVLWERSNFLRHTFGILTLIPFLWSIVILRGQHYHLDPYYGSKLVLFVCLIVWAADSGAYFAGKSLGKRKMAPNVSPNKTIEGLLGGIAAALIVAWGSSAIFDIQFTSFTSMAIITLATVVISVLGDLVESMFKRVSKIKDSSNIIPGHGGVLDRVDSLTAAFPVFALLYLVF, encoded by the coding sequence TTGAAACAACGAATTATTACCGCCCTGATCCTAGCGCCGCTGGTGGTCTGGGGGATCTTTTCTTTGCCACTTCTGTGGTTTTTAGGACTCATTTCTGCGATTACGATGATCGGCGTCTGGGAATGGGCTCAATTTACAAAAACACCATCTCGTCTTGTTGCTATGCTACCAACGACGGCAGCACTGGTTGCTTCTTTGGCACTGGTACCGTTTGATGTCGCATCGCTCAATACCATTGCTCCAACGCACATTGCAATCCTAGGCATTGGTTTTGGCTGGTGGTTGGTCGCGAGTGGACTGGCGATGACTTATCCTAAGTCCTCGGTGCTGTGGGAGCGTTCTAACTTTCTTAGACACACGTTCGGGATCCTAACGCTTATTCCATTCTTGTGGAGTATCGTTATTCTTCGTGGTCAGCATTACCACCTTGATCCGTACTATGGCTCTAAGTTGGTGCTGTTTGTTTGCCTGATAGTTTGGGCAGCCGATAGTGGCGCGTACTTTGCCGGTAAGAGTCTGGGTAAGCGAAAAATGGCTCCGAATGTCAGTCCTAACAAAACCATTGAAGGTTTGTTAGGTGGTATCGCGGCAGCGCTTATCGTCGCTTGGGGCAGCTCAGCAATCTTTGATATCCAATTTACCAGCTTCACTAGTATGGCTATCATTACTTTAGCAACAGTTGTGATTTCTGTGTTGGGTGACCTGGTTGAGAGTATGTTTAAGCGCGTATCGAAAATTAAAGACAGTAGCAACATCATACCAGGCCATGGAGGGGTGCTTGATCGTGTTGACAGCTTAACAGCAGCCTTCCCAGTCTTTGCCCTCCTATATCTCGTGTTTTAA
- the ispC gene encoding 1-deoxy-D-xylulose-5-phosphate reductoisomerase, translating into MQNLTILGATGSIGASTLKVVSENPSAFSIYALVGGKNVTKMAELCAAWQPQFAVLSEEADAKQLKSLLVPGARTQVLFGEQAMCDVSSASDVDMVMAAIVGAAGLMPTLAAVKAGKRVLLANKEALVMSGQLFIDAVREHGASLLPVDSEHNAIFQCLPASIQTNLGHCQLGESGINHILLTGSGGPFRYTDVAELQSKTPAEAIAHPNWSMGPKISVDSATMMNKGLEFIEARWLFNTAKEQLKVIIHPQSVIHSMVQYNDGSVLAQMGEPDMATPIAYSMSYPDRIPAGVQPLDFTKVGELTFLEPDYSRYPCLALAMEACFEGQHATTAINAANEIAVEAFLAESIRFTDISSVNERVMSKVCASNEFKQLDNLETILELDRMARSYAREIVRSF; encoded by the coding sequence ATGCAAAATCTCACCATTCTTGGTGCTACAGGCTCTATTGGCGCTAGCACATTAAAAGTTGTCTCGGAAAACCCTTCAGCTTTCAGCATTTACGCGCTTGTTGGTGGCAAAAATGTCACTAAAATGGCTGAACTCTGCGCAGCTTGGCAGCCACAGTTTGCGGTGCTGAGCGAAGAAGCGGATGCTAAGCAGTTAAAGTCATTGCTGGTGCCAGGTGCACGCACTCAGGTGTTATTTGGTGAGCAAGCGATGTGTGACGTGTCGAGTGCTAGCGATGTGGACATGGTCATGGCGGCGATTGTTGGCGCTGCGGGTCTTATGCCAACGCTGGCTGCAGTGAAAGCTGGGAAACGTGTGCTGTTAGCAAATAAAGAAGCGTTGGTCATGTCTGGTCAGTTATTTATCGATGCAGTGCGAGAGCATGGCGCTTCATTGCTGCCCGTTGACAGTGAGCATAACGCTATCTTCCAATGTTTGCCGGCGAGCATTCAAACCAACCTTGGTCATTGCCAGCTTGGCGAATCGGGTATTAACCATATCCTTCTGACGGGCTCTGGTGGTCCGTTCCGTTATACCGATGTGGCCGAGCTACAGAGCAAAACGCCCGCCGAAGCCATTGCACATCCCAATTGGTCTATGGGACCAAAGATTTCCGTCGATTCAGCGACTATGATGAACAAAGGCTTGGAGTTCATTGAGGCGCGTTGGTTGTTTAACACGGCTAAAGAGCAGCTTAAAGTGATTATTCATCCGCAGTCTGTAATCCATTCTATGGTGCAATACAACGATGGGTCAGTATTAGCACAAATGGGTGAGCCAGATATGGCAACGCCGATCGCTTATTCCATGTCATACCCGGACCGAATTCCAGCTGGGGTGCAGCCACTTGATTTCACTAAAGTGGGTGAGCTGACTTTCCTCGAGCCAGATTATTCACGTTACCCATGTTTGGCATTAGCGATGGAGGCGTGTTTCGAAGGTCAGCATGCCACGACGGCCATTAATGCTGCCAATGAGATTGCTGTGGAAGCATTCTTAGCTGAAAGCATTCGATTTACCGATATAAGCTCAGTAAATGAACGTGTTATGTCGAAAGTCTGTGCATCAAATGAATTTAAACAATTGGATAACTTGGAAACTATTCTCGAGCTAGATAGAATGGCTCGCAGCTATGCGCGTGAGATAGTGCGCTCGTTTTAA
- the rseP gene encoding sigma E protease regulator RseP: MTELLWNLASFVVALGILVAVHEFGHFWVARRCGVYVEKFSIGFGKSIWSKVGKDGTEYSISLIPLGGYVKMLDSRVDEVSEVDHKYAFDKKPLWKRTAIVGAGPAFNFFFAVFAYWLVFLIGVPAVKPVVGQVTPSSIAAQAGLESGMQILSVDGKQTLDWESVNLGLVSHIGDNQMTITVSSNNQIGMDKKLTLDLQSWNFNPETESAMGTLGFTPFTPEIKMTLENVSTDGAGALAGLQSGDTITAIDGAPVSEWQQVVEAIQGSANTPLPLTVERQGESVNVTLVPGSREMPDGSLIGFAGIAPDVGEWPDSYRFDLQYGPIEAVGKAIVKTGQIIELTMTMLKKLIVGDVGLNNLSGPISIAKGAGTTADYGLVYFLGFLALISVNLGIINLVPLPMLDGGHLMFFAIEAVIRRPVPEKVQEMGYRVGGAIIFSLMLIAIFNDFTRL; this comes from the coding sequence ATGACTGAACTTTTGTGGAATCTAGCGTCCTTTGTCGTCGCACTTGGCATCTTGGTGGCGGTGCACGAATTTGGCCATTTCTGGGTAGCGCGTCGCTGTGGCGTGTATGTAGAAAAGTTCTCTATCGGGTTTGGTAAATCCATCTGGTCAAAAGTCGGTAAAGACGGGACGGAATACAGCATCTCACTGATTCCCCTAGGTGGCTATGTCAAGATGCTCGACAGCCGTGTGGATGAAGTCTCTGAGGTAGATCACAAGTATGCTTTTGATAAAAAGCCACTGTGGAAAAGAACCGCTATTGTAGGAGCTGGACCAGCATTTAACTTCTTTTTTGCAGTATTTGCCTATTGGTTGGTGTTCTTGATTGGTGTGCCAGCGGTGAAGCCCGTGGTAGGTCAAGTAACGCCTAGTTCGATTGCGGCTCAAGCCGGCCTTGAGTCAGGCATGCAAATTCTGTCGGTTGATGGTAAACAAACACTGGATTGGGAATCAGTCAATCTAGGGCTAGTGTCACACATTGGTGATAACCAGATGACGATCACAGTGTCATCCAACAACCAAATAGGAATGGACAAAAAGTTAACACTTGATCTGCAATCGTGGAACTTTAATCCAGAAACAGAGTCTGCTATGGGGACACTTGGATTTACGCCTTTCACCCCAGAGATCAAAATGACTCTAGAGAATGTCAGTACCGACGGTGCTGGTGCCCTAGCAGGTTTACAATCGGGTGATACCATTACGGCGATTGATGGTGCGCCAGTCAGCGAGTGGCAGCAAGTCGTAGAGGCGATTCAGGGCAGTGCGAATACGCCATTACCTCTGACGGTTGAGCGACAAGGTGAATCGGTCAATGTAACCTTGGTTCCTGGCTCAAGAGAAATGCCGGATGGCTCGTTGATTGGTTTTGCGGGCATCGCCCCTGATGTCGGTGAGTGGCCAGACAGCTATCGCTTTGACCTGCAATACGGTCCTATTGAAGCGGTGGGCAAAGCCATCGTTAAGACCGGACAAATTATTGAGCTCACCATGACTATGCTGAAAAAACTCATCGTCGGTGATGTGGGGCTAAACAATCTGAGTGGGCCTATCTCTATCGCCAAAGGCGCAGGTACCACAGCAGATTACGGGTTGGTTTATTTCCTAGGTTTTTTGGCTCTGATTAGTGTCAACTTAGGGATCATCAATTTGGTACCGCTACCAATGCTAGATGGCGGACATTTGATGTTTTTTGCCATTGAGGCAGTGATTCGAAGACCTGTCCCAGAAAAAGTACAAGAAATGGGCTATCGAGTGGGAGGAGCGATTATCTTCTCATTGATGCTCATCGCGATTTTTAACGATTTTACACGCCTTTGA
- the bamA gene encoding outer membrane protein assembly factor BamA translates to MAIKHILFASLLATSVSANGAEDFVVQDIRIEGLQRVALGAALLKMPVRIGDSIDGKDISEIINALYQSGNFEDIKVLRDNDALVVRVKERPTIASISFSGNKAIKEEQLQQNLDASGVVVGEALDRTTLSNIEKGLEDFYYSVGKYNAKVQAVVTPLPRNRADLKFVFTEGVSAKIKQINFIGNTVFPDEELLSRFNLNVDVAWWNFLADDKYQKQVLAGDIEALKSYYLDRGYLKFKVDTTQVSISPDKKGVYITLGIDEGEAYRIKDVKFRGQLIGKQAEFEGMVPFADGDTYNGSSVTALEENIKRVLGESGYAYPQVRTIPEFNDETNEVSLVINVEAGNRIYVRDIRFTGNNSTKDEVLRREMRQMESSWLNSKSIETGKNRLNRLGFFETVDVQTVRVPGSEDQVDLVYDVKEANSGSVNFGVGYGTESGISFQVGLQQDNFAGTGDRVGISAMTNKYQKNITLDYRDPYWNLDGVSLGGQIFYNEFEASKAGIIDYTDQSYGGTLTWGFPVDELNYLEFGGGYTHSRLGNIKEYVQIEKFLQAQAKNRDAEGNLITDDFHLTAAWTRNNLNRGRFPTAGNHQKVYGKVTVPGSDVQYFKAQYDVRQYFPITQSHSFTLLLKGRLGYGNGYGQTNGNDNLLPFYENFYVGGFSTLRGFRQNSVGPKAVYNDPNGGGCGNVGGNNPCYSATEQSVGGNAVALASVELIVPTPFASDEFRNQIRTSVFMDAASLWDTEFSYVAPDPNMPGKQYYYDYSDPSNYRASVGVAVQWMSPMGPLVFSLATPVKKFEGDKTETFTFTIGNTF, encoded by the coding sequence ATGGCGATTAAGCATATTCTATTCGCATCTCTACTGGCGACAAGTGTGTCGGCGAATGGGGCTGAGGATTTTGTTGTACAGGACATTCGTATTGAAGGCTTGCAAAGGGTTGCACTGGGTGCTGCGCTTTTAAAAATGCCTGTGCGTATTGGTGATTCTATTGATGGCAAAGACATTTCAGAAATCATCAATGCTCTCTACCAGTCCGGTAACTTTGAAGACATTAAGGTGCTACGAGACAATGATGCACTCGTGGTTCGCGTAAAAGAGCGCCCAACCATTGCGAGCATTTCTTTCTCTGGTAACAAAGCGATCAAAGAAGAGCAGCTCCAGCAAAACTTGGATGCATCTGGCGTTGTTGTCGGTGAAGCACTAGACCGTACAACGCTGAGCAACATTGAGAAGGGTCTGGAAGACTTTTACTACAGTGTGGGTAAATACAACGCTAAAGTTCAAGCGGTCGTGACACCTTTGCCTCGTAATCGTGCCGACTTGAAGTTTGTGTTTACGGAAGGTGTTTCCGCGAAAATCAAACAGATTAACTTTATCGGTAATACGGTTTTCCCGGATGAAGAGCTACTGTCTCGATTCAACTTGAATGTGGATGTGGCTTGGTGGAACTTCCTGGCAGACGATAAGTATCAGAAACAGGTACTTGCCGGTGATATTGAAGCGCTGAAGTCTTACTACTTAGATCGCGGTTATCTGAAGTTCAAAGTCGATACGACGCAAGTCTCGATTTCGCCGGATAAAAAAGGCGTATATATCACGCTGGGTATCGATGAAGGTGAAGCATACCGAATCAAAGACGTGAAGTTCCGCGGTCAGCTGATTGGTAAGCAAGCTGAGTTTGAGGGTATGGTGCCATTTGCTGATGGTGATACTTATAACGGCTCAAGCGTGACGGCACTGGAAGAGAACATTAAGCGAGTGCTTGGTGAATCTGGCTATGCCTACCCGCAAGTAAGAACGATCCCAGAATTTAACGACGAAACCAATGAAGTATCGTTGGTGATTAACGTTGAAGCGGGCAACCGAATTTATGTTCGCGATATTCGATTCACCGGTAACAACTCTACGAAAGACGAAGTTTTACGTCGTGAAATGCGTCAGATGGAGTCGAGCTGGTTGAACTCAAAATCGATTGAGACCGGTAAAAACCGTCTGAATCGATTGGGCTTCTTTGAAACCGTTGATGTACAGACTGTGCGAGTGCCGGGCAGCGAAGACCAAGTTGATCTGGTTTATGATGTAAAAGAAGCAAACTCGGGTAGTGTTAACTTCGGTGTCGGTTATGGTACCGAGTCGGGCATCAGCTTCCAGGTTGGTCTGCAGCAAGATAACTTTGCAGGTACCGGTGACCGAGTTGGTATCAGTGCCATGACCAACAAATATCAGAAAAACATTACTCTGGATTACCGTGACCCATACTGGAACCTGGACGGGGTGAGTTTGGGTGGTCAGATCTTCTACAACGAGTTTGAAGCATCGAAAGCGGGTATCATTGACTATACCGATCAAAGCTATGGTGGCACGTTGACATGGGGTTTCCCTGTTGACGAACTCAATTACCTAGAGTTTGGTGGTGGTTATACTCACAGCCGCTTGGGTAACATCAAAGAGTACGTACAGATCGAGAAATTCCTACAGGCGCAAGCGAAAAACCGCGACGCCGAAGGTAATTTGATCACCGATGACTTCCACTTAACGGCAGCTTGGACTCGTAACAATCTTAACCGTGGTCGTTTCCCTACAGCGGGCAACCATCAAAAAGTTTACGGAAAAGTGACCGTACCTGGTTCGGATGTTCAATACTTCAAGGCACAATACGACGTTAGACAGTACTTTCCGATTACCCAAAGTCACAGCTTTACGTTATTGTTGAAGGGTCGTCTCGGCTACGGTAACGGTTATGGTCAAACGAACGGCAATGACAACTTACTGCCGTTCTATGAGAACTTCTATGTGGGTGGCTTCTCCACGCTGCGTGGTTTCCGCCAGAACTCAGTAGGTCCAAAAGCGGTCTATAACGATCCAAATGGCGGTGGCTGTGGTAACGTTGGTGGCAACAACCCATGTTACTCTGCAACCGAGCAGTCAGTCGGTGGTAACGCTGTTGCCTTGGCAAGTGTCGAGCTTATCGTTCCAACACCGTTTGCGTCGGATGAATTCCGCAACCAGATTCGAACGAGTGTGTTCATGGACGCGGCAAGTCTTTGGGATACAGAGTTCAGCTATGTAGCTCCGGATCCAAATATGCCGGGCAAACAATACTATTACGATTATTCAGACCCGTCGAACTATCGTGCGTCGGTGGGTGTGGCAGTACAATGGATGTCACCAATGGGACCGCTAGTATTCTCGCTAGCGACACCTGTTAAGAAATTTGAAGGTGATAAAACAGAAACGTTCACCTTCACTATCGGTAATACATTCTAA